The Halorhabdus sp. BNX81 genome includes a region encoding these proteins:
- a CDS encoding DUF5799 family protein has translation MTDGSWTQRIAAERMQTDQEFADRVAASPLSSQQWGLVMTAVEFEIDGPEDPETAELVVDAQKLTSVMDEIRRIGDRQPGGAATADNSGGLLDSVKDVFGGSEADDQLRETAEDLAAEYATALQTRLEERGRWAEVCELARS, from the coding sequence ATGACTGACGGATCGTGGACCCAGCGGATCGCCGCCGAACGCATGCAGACCGACCAGGAGTTCGCCGACCGCGTCGCGGCCTCGCCTCTCTCCAGCCAGCAATGGGGCCTGGTCATGACTGCAGTCGAATTCGAGATCGACGGCCCGGAGGATCCCGAGACCGCCGAACTGGTCGTCGACGCGCAGAAACTCACGAGTGTCATGGATGAGATCCGACGCATCGGCGACCGCCAACCCGGTGGGGCGGCGACAGCCGACAACAGCGGCGGCCTGCTCGATAGTGTCAAGGACGTCTTCGGCGGCAGTGAAGCCGACGATCAGCTCCGTGAGACGGCCGAGGATCTGGCCGCGGAGTACGCCACGGCGCTACAGACGCGGCTCGAAGAGCGCGGTCGCTGGGCGGAGGTCTGTGAACTGGCCCGCTCGTGA
- the dacZ gene encoding diadenylate cyclase DacZ translates to MSQIDDVLGRLTADIDAVFLFAPSDSLYEEFSDEQTVVVVGADNGPGAERFVELPLDFTAIGDRIRFGVEGALEKDYVVETDDILCLGRTYADELDTAIRVRAGEFTESGVYDLFVNSRAEPGVIRNVLEVAVELGKKGQKGKPVGALFVVGDAGKVMNKSRPLSYNPFEKSHVHVGDPIVNVMLKEFSRLDGAFVISDSGKIVSAYRYLEPSAEGVDIPKGLGARHMAAGAVTRDTNATAIVLSESDGLVRAFKGGELILELDPEEY, encoded by the coding sequence ATGAGTCAGATCGACGATGTGCTGGGACGGTTGACGGCGGATATCGACGCCGTCTTTCTGTTTGCGCCGAGTGATAGCCTCTACGAGGAATTTTCCGACGAGCAGACGGTCGTCGTCGTTGGGGCGGACAACGGCCCTGGTGCGGAACGGTTCGTCGAGTTGCCGCTGGATTTCACGGCGATCGGTGACCGAATCCGGTTCGGCGTCGAAGGCGCACTCGAAAAGGACTACGTCGTCGAGACCGACGACATTCTCTGTCTCGGGCGGACCTACGCCGACGAGCTTGACACCGCCATCCGTGTCCGCGCCGGCGAGTTCACGGAATCCGGCGTTTACGATCTGTTCGTCAATTCCCGGGCCGAACCGGGCGTCATCCGGAACGTGCTGGAGGTCGCCGTCGAGCTCGGGAAGAAAGGCCAGAAGGGCAAGCCTGTCGGCGCGCTGTTCGTCGTCGGCGACGCCGGCAAGGTGATGAACAAGTCCCGCCCGCTGAGCTACAACCCCTTCGAGAAATCCCACGTCCACGTCGGTGATCCGATCGTGAACGTGATGCTCAAGGAGTTCTCGCGTCTCGACGGCGCGTTCGTGATCTCCGACTCCGGGAAGATCGTCTCCGCCTACCGCTATCTCGAACCCTCTGCCGAGGGCGTCGACATTCCGAAAGGACTCGGGGCCCGCCACATGGCCGCGGGCGCGGTCACGCGTGACACGAACGCGACGGCGATCGTGCTCAGCGAAAGTGACGGGCTGGTACGGGCATTCAAAGGCGGTGAGCTGATTCTCGAACTCGATCCGGAGGAATACTGA
- a CDS encoding dienelactone hydrolase family protein: MTGPHQDQPLVTAGAPLEDADAAAVLVHGRGATAQSIVRMAEGFPSERVAYLAPQAARNTWYPNPFTAPVESNEPGRSSGLAAIDDAVEAAIDAGIERDRVLVLGFSQGACLSSEYVARNPQRYGGLAVLSGGLIGETVDVEDYDGDLDGTPVFLGCSDVDPHIASERVEETAAVFEHLHADVTKRLYEGMGHGVNDDEREFVREMIEDLLTDTKSSR; this comes from the coding sequence GTGACCGGACCACATCAGGACCAACCACTCGTCACCGCTGGTGCACCGCTGGAAGACGCCGATGCTGCCGCCGTCCTCGTCCACGGCCGCGGCGCGACCGCCCAGAGCATCGTCAGGATGGCCGAGGGGTTCCCCAGCGAGCGCGTGGCGTACCTCGCGCCACAGGCTGCCCGGAATACGTGGTATCCAAACCCCTTCACCGCGCCGGTCGAGTCGAACGAACCCGGCCGATCGTCGGGGCTGGCGGCGATCGACGACGCCGTCGAGGCGGCCATCGACGCCGGCATCGAGCGTGATCGCGTGTTGGTTCTGGGGTTCTCTCAGGGGGCGTGCCTTTCCAGCGAGTACGTCGCGCGCAACCCACAGCGATACGGCGGACTCGCCGTGCTGAGCGGCGGGCTCATCGGCGAAACAGTCGACGTCGAAGACTACGACGGCGACCTCGATGGCACGCCGGTCTTTCTGGGCTGTAGCGATGTCGACCCGCACATCGCTTCCGAGCGGGTCGAGGAGACCGCAGCGGTGTTCGAGCACTTACACGCCGACGTGACGAAGCGTCTCTACGAGGGGATGGGCCACGGTGTCAACGACGACGAACGCGAGTTCGTCAGGGAGATGATCGAAGATCTCCTCACTGACACGAAGTCGTCACGGTAG
- a CDS encoding mechanosensitive ion channel domain-containing protein, with product MVAIPDVLRTLFSEETAVVVAIIVLFIGAVLSYLVWRMTRSILEQAGVPEAVEGTFFERTLQNVGFSTVGLVAQLAAIFVYALAIFIAVQTAQVNYPSQFWTEFSAYLSQLFIAALAIIVGLILGDKASLAVSERLRSIKLPQVSVLAPAVKYSIFYVAALVALGQLGVATTALLVLLGVYVFGVLFLCGLAFKHLLAAGAAGFYLLLSEPYCIGDEVEIGDRRGVVQEIDIFVTHIENDDAEFIVPNQRVFESGVTRFR from the coding sequence ATGGTGGCCATCCCCGATGTCCTGCGGACCCTGTTTTCAGAGGAGACCGCGGTCGTCGTCGCCATCATCGTCCTGTTTATCGGCGCGGTCCTGAGCTATCTTGTCTGGCGCATGACGCGTTCGATTCTCGAACAGGCTGGGGTTCCCGAGGCCGTCGAAGGGACGTTTTTCGAGCGAACGCTCCAGAATGTCGGGTTTTCCACGGTCGGACTTGTCGCCCAACTCGCCGCGATCTTCGTCTATGCGCTGGCGATCTTCATCGCAGTCCAGACGGCCCAGGTCAACTATCCCTCCCAGTTCTGGACCGAATTCAGCGCGTATCTTTCGCAGTTGTTCATCGCTGCGCTCGCGATCATCGTCGGACTTATTTTAGGTGACAAGGCGTCGTTGGCCGTCAGTGAACGGCTGCGGAGTATCAAGCTCCCACAAGTTTCCGTGCTCGCGCCCGCCGTCAAGTACAGTATCTTCTACGTAGCCGCCTTGGTCGCATTGGGGCAACTCGGCGTCGCGACGACGGCGTTGCTCGTGCTGTTGGGCGTCTACGTCTTCGGCGTGCTTTTCCTGTGCGGACTGGCCTTCAAACATCTGCTCGCAGCGGGTGCGGCAGGCTTCTATCTCCTGCTCTCGGAACCGTACTGTATCGGCGACGAAGTCGAAATCGGGGATCGACGGGGCGTCGTTCAGGAGATCGACATCTTTGTCACCCACATCGAGAACGACGACGCCGAGTTTATCGTTCCCAATCAGCGTGTCTTCGAATCAGGCGTCACCCGATTCCGCTGA
- a CDS encoding C2H2-type zinc finger protein: protein MTEPQSFDPTTYEVPDDATPARCPECGRPFVREELLRFHRGQAHAEALDSNDIDAFEDAYDEESERLRLFRLKALIALVILYFGLLMAYALV from the coding sequence ATGACCGAACCACAATCGTTCGACCCCACGACGTACGAGGTTCCCGACGACGCCACGCCGGCGCGCTGTCCAGAGTGCGGCCGCCCGTTCGTCCGCGAGGAACTCCTGCGGTTCCATCGCGGGCAGGCACACGCCGAAGCGCTCGACTCGAACGATATCGATGCGTTTGAGGATGCCTACGACGAGGAATCCGAGCGGCTGCGACTATTTCGACTCAAGGCGCTGATCGCACTGGTGATCCTGTATTTCGGACTGTTGATGGCCTACGCGCTGGTGTAG
- a CDS encoding ribosome biogenesis/translation initiation ATPase RLI: MADDSIAVVDLDRCQPDRCNYECVNFCPPNRTGKECIVEREDHYDDGEPFEGDPDQVWISEEICLGETCGICVEKCPFDAIQIINLPQELNDDPVHRYGDNAFSLYGLPAPGEGRVTGILGPNGIGKTTAVHILADELTPNLGDSATSGDWESVLDEYRGTALQDYLESLLDGDVTVARKPQYVDEIPDQFDGTTRALLEGTDERGVLDELIERVGIEPVVDQDIDTLSGGELQRVALVAALARDADFYFLDEVSPYLDIGQRMTAARLIQEMAEEEDRSMLVVEHDLAILDLLADVIHVGYGEPGAFGVITDPKSVKNGINEYLSGYLENENMRIRQNAIEFEEHAPRTVSTGDVVIEYPALEKSYGEGEFSLSVEAGQIRESEVLGVVGPNGIGKSTFAKLLADRLEPDAGELDASVDISYKPQYVEVDQPMRVDAFLGSIADDFGTSYWNTEIAQPLQLERIMEQQLTDLSGGERQRVAIAACLSREADLYLLDEPSAHLDVEQRVLATSAIRRYAENHDATAMVIDHDIYMIDLLADRLLVFDGEPAVAGHASTPQSMRSGMNDFLSNLDITFRRDERTGRPRINKPESRLDREQKNAGEYYYAPE; this comes from the coding sequence ATGGCAGATGATTCTATCGCGGTCGTCGATCTCGATCGATGTCAGCCCGATCGGTGTAACTACGAATGTGTCAACTTCTGTCCGCCAAACCGGACGGGCAAGGAGTGCATTGTCGAGCGCGAAGACCACTACGACGACGGGGAGCCCTTCGAAGGTGACCCGGACCAGGTCTGGATCAGCGAGGAGATCTGTCTCGGCGAAACCTGTGGGATCTGTGTCGAAAAGTGCCCCTTCGACGCCATTCAGATCATCAATCTTCCTCAGGAACTCAACGACGACCCGGTCCATCGCTACGGCGACAACGCCTTCTCGCTGTACGGCCTGCCGGCCCCCGGCGAGGGGCGCGTAACCGGCATCCTCGGGCCCAACGGGATCGGGAAGACCACAGCCGTTCACATCCTCGCGGACGAACTCACGCCGAACCTTGGGGACAGCGCCACGAGCGGCGACTGGGAGTCCGTCCTCGATGAGTATCGCGGTACCGCACTCCAGGACTACCTCGAATCGCTGCTGGATGGTGACGTGACGGTTGCCCGCAAGCCCCAGTACGTCGACGAGATCCCCGACCAGTTCGACGGGACGACGCGCGCACTGCTGGAAGGCACGGACGAGCGCGGCGTCCTCGACGAATTGATCGAGCGCGTCGGCATCGAACCGGTCGTCGACCAGGACATCGACACGCTCTCGGGCGGGGAACTCCAGCGGGTTGCGCTCGTGGCCGCCCTCGCGCGTGACGCGGACTTTTACTTCCTCGACGAGGTCTCGCCGTATCTGGACATCGGCCAGCGGATGACCGCGGCGCGACTCATCCAGGAGATGGCCGAGGAGGAGGACCGCTCGATGCTTGTCGTCGAACACGACCTGGCGATCCTTGACTTGCTTGCGGACGTGATCCACGTCGGGTACGGTGAACCCGGCGCGTTCGGTGTCATCACGGATCCCAAGTCCGTCAAGAACGGCATCAACGAGTATCTCTCGGGATACCTCGAAAACGAGAACATGCGGATCCGCCAGAACGCCATCGAGTTCGAGGAACACGCCCCGCGGACGGTCTCGACGGGTGACGTCGTGATCGAGTACCCGGCGCTGGAGAAGAGTTACGGCGAGGGTGAGTTCTCGCTTTCTGTCGAGGCAGGGCAGATCCGCGAGAGCGAGGTCCTCGGCGTCGTCGGCCCCAACGGGATCGGGAAGTCCACGTTCGCGAAGCTACTGGCCGACCGGCTCGAACCCGACGCGGGCGAACTCGACGCGAGCGTCGACATCTCCTATAAGCCACAGTACGTCGAGGTCGATCAGCCGATGCGCGTCGACGCGTTCCTCGGTTCGATCGCCGACGATTTCGGCACTTCCTACTGGAACACCGAGATCGCTCAGCCCCTCCAGCTCGAGCGGATCATGGAGCAGCAACTCACGGACCTCTCGGGTGGCGAACGCCAGCGCGTCGCCATCGCGGCGTGTCTCTCCCGGGAGGCCGACCTCTATCTGCTGGACGAACCCAGCGCCCACCTCGACGTCGAACAGCGAGTGCTCGCAACGTCGGCCATCCGGCGGTACGCCGAGAACCACGACGCGACGGCGATGGTCATCGACCACGACATCTACATGATCGACCTGCTGGCCGACCGCCTGCTCGTCTTCGACGGTGAACCCGCCGTCGCCGGCCACGCCAGCACCCCCCAGTCGATGCGGTCGGGCATGAACGACTTCCTGAGCAACCTCGACATCACCTTCCGCCGCGACGAACGCACGGGCCGCCCCCGGATCAACAAGCCCGAGAGTCGGCTGGACCGCGAGCAGAAGAACGCGGGCGAGTACTACTACGCGCCCGAATAA
- a CDS encoding helix-turn-helix domain-containing protein encodes MAESDEEDITDLPPSAKLVFKVLEYKGPLTQKGIVEESMLSARTVRYALERLEEVDVVSEDVYFADARQNLYELTTEDATEQQDQAVSD; translated from the coding sequence ATGGCTGAATCTGACGAGGAAGACATCACAGACCTCCCGCCGAGTGCCAAACTCGTCTTCAAGGTCCTCGAATACAAGGGCCCGCTGACGCAGAAGGGAATCGTCGAGGAATCAATGCTCTCGGCCCGGACAGTCAGATACGCGCTCGAACGGCTCGAAGAGGTCGATGTCGTCTCCGAGGATGTCTACTTCGCTGACGCCCGACAGAACCTCTACGAACTCACGACCGAGGACGCCACCGAGCAACAGGATCAGGCCGTCTCGGACTGA
- a CDS encoding cellulase family glycosylhydrolase encodes MHTLPPLRRNGNLMETPDGDTVELHGVNIADPKRVDVTAPVRGKDATQTIDLATDSSQGWHADVVRLPVQPVDIGEHEAGAGPEPPAFDESQLQDYLENHLDPAVQQCAANGAYAIIDYHRHRDIPWTDDGLSQEVTMFWDIVAQRYGEMDHVIFEVYNEPQGNPNYGVSGQELVDFWGEWKATAQPWVDTVREYTENLVLVGSPRWSQMTFGAVIEEFNGENLGYTLHLYPGHGPTTPGDYDDFVTPVNNGGGDVPYDDETPAWEVAPVFMTEWGFDYDADPAAGGGVNEETAAGADWAEHDPDFGHHVTEWLSTRPVHSTAWVFDVLWDPNMFTRGFDVPDEEDWSPYTGGSIPEYVTDRPADWDLQTGDGYMGDTVKQFLRRDPDNDGRIEDVTGDGETDISDVRWLLNNRDTEAVRTNPHAYDFNDDGAVGVGDLLALFRELY; translated from the coding sequence ATGCATACGCTCCCGCCGCTCCGACGGAACGGGAATCTGATGGAGACGCCTGACGGGGACACTGTCGAACTCCACGGCGTCAACATTGCCGATCCCAAGCGGGTCGACGTGACCGCGCCGGTACGTGGGAAAGACGCCACACAGACTATCGATCTCGCGACGGACAGTAGCCAGGGCTGGCACGCCGACGTCGTCCGACTGCCGGTCCAACCGGTCGACATCGGCGAACACGAAGCCGGTGCGGGACCGGAACCGCCAGCCTTCGACGAATCTCAGCTGCAGGACTATCTCGAGAACCATCTCGATCCGGCCGTCCAACAGTGCGCGGCAAACGGGGCGTACGCGATCATCGACTACCACCGGCATCGCGACATTCCGTGGACGGATGACGGGCTCAGCCAGGAAGTGACGATGTTCTGGGACATCGTCGCCCAGCGGTACGGTGAGATGGATCACGTCATCTTCGAAGTGTACAATGAACCCCAGGGCAACCCGAACTACGGCGTCTCTGGCCAGGAGTTAGTGGACTTCTGGGGTGAGTGGAAAGCCACAGCCCAGCCGTGGGTCGACACCGTTCGGGAGTACACAGAGAATCTCGTGCTCGTCGGGTCACCGCGGTGGTCACAGATGACCTTTGGCGCGGTGATCGAGGAGTTCAACGGGGAGAACCTCGGCTATACACTCCACCTCTATCCGGGACACGGACCGACGACACCTGGAGACTACGATGACTTCGTCACGCCGGTCAACAACGGCGGCGGAGACGTTCCCTACGACGACGAGACACCCGCCTGGGAGGTCGCGCCGGTCTTCATGACCGAGTGGGGGTTCGATTACGACGCGGACCCGGCCGCGGGCGGCGGCGTCAACGAGGAAACGGCAGCTGGCGCGGACTGGGCGGAGCACGATCCGGATTTCGGCCACCACGTGACCGAGTGGCTCTCGACGCGCCCGGTGCATTCGACCGCGTGGGTGTTCGACGTGCTCTGGGACCCCAACATGTTCACGCGTGGGTTCGATGTCCCCGACGAAGAAGACTGGTCGCCATACACAGGCGGTTCGATTCCGGAGTACGTCACCGACCGACCCGCCGACTGGGACCTCCAGACCGGCGACGGGTACATGGGCGATACGGTGAAGCAGTTCCTGCGGCGAGATCCCGATAACGACGGCCGGATCGAGGATGTCACCGGCGACGGTGAGACCGACATCAGCGACGTACGGTGGCTCCTGAACAACCGCGATACCGAGGCGGTCCGGACGAACCCACACGCCTATGACTTCAACGATGACGGGGCCGTCGGCGTCGGCGATCTCCTCGCACTATTCAGAGAGCTCTACTGA
- a CDS encoding acyltransferase produces MSDDVPTRYDRLDRHPVDGSRNSLRHWIRTRNPLWMLVVPAIIWALGLVPSVRLKNVVLRLLGASVGEGVALAFGATPDMLWPDLLEIEDDAIVGYDATLLTHEYLQDEYRTGEVVIGERAMIGAGAIVLPGVHIGADAQVAANSLVTEDVPSGATVAGVPAEVLTRQNDGDSAGDDPSAESGDA; encoded by the coding sequence GTGAGCGACGATGTACCGACACGGTACGACAGACTCGATCGACACCCGGTCGACGGGTCCAGAAACTCGTTGCGCCACTGGATCCGGACCCGGAATCCGCTCTGGATGCTCGTCGTGCCGGCGATCATCTGGGCGCTCGGACTGGTGCCAAGCGTCCGGCTGAAAAACGTCGTCTTGCGGTTGCTCGGGGCGTCCGTCGGCGAGGGGGTCGCGCTGGCGTTCGGCGCGACGCCCGACATGCTCTGGCCCGATCTCCTGGAAATTGAGGACGACGCCATCGTGGGGTACGACGCGACACTCTTGACCCACGAGTATCTCCAGGACGAATATCGGACGGGGGAGGTCGTGATCGGCGAGCGAGCCATGATCGGGGCCGGTGCGATTGTCCTCCCCGGAGTCCATATCGGTGCTGACGCCCAAGTGGCGGCCAACTCGCTGGTCACCGAAGACGTTCCCTCGGGGGCGACTGTCGCGGGTGTCCCGGCGGAGGTTCTCACTCGACAAAACGATGGGGACTCGGCGGGCGATGATCCGTCAGCGGAATCGGGTGACGCCTGA
- a CDS encoding heme-copper oxidase subunit III, whose protein sequence is MSIVEDSDAGDGHHLPAEEDWPRGFGEASWWPFITAIGAAGIYLGAALWLLAGGDDPLVGSSVGPGTIVASVFLFLVGMYGWLYHAFVVDFWHRGSDTSGSSALRLGMLLFLGSEIATFGAGFVYYFFIRAGAWPPDHLPHLLGSLVVINTAILIASSVTLHIAHLALRRGNRRRFLQWLAVTLALGIVFIAGQAYEYYQFIVVDGFSLSTGTFGSAFYGLTGLHGAHVTLGAILLGIVFVRGMAGQYSEHRHTSVSTVSMYWHFVDAVWLFLVAVLYVGAAA, encoded by the coding sequence ATGAGTATTGTCGAAGACTCGGATGCGGGCGACGGCCATCACCTGCCCGCCGAGGAGGACTGGCCACGCGGGTTCGGTGAGGCGAGCTGGTGGCCCTTTATCACCGCGATCGGAGCCGCAGGGATCTATCTGGGTGCCGCGCTCTGGCTACTCGCCGGCGGGGACGACCCCCTGGTCGGATCCTCGGTCGGTCCGGGGACGATCGTCGCCAGCGTCTTCTTGTTTCTGGTCGGAATGTATGGCTGGCTGTATCACGCCTTCGTCGTGGACTTCTGGCATCGTGGGTCCGACACGAGTGGCAGTAGCGCCCTTCGGCTGGGTATGTTACTATTTCTCGGCTCGGAGATCGCCACGTTCGGTGCCGGGTTCGTCTACTACTTCTTTATTCGTGCCGGCGCGTGGCCACCGGATCACCTCCCTCACCTGCTGGGGAGTCTCGTCGTCATCAACACCGCCATCCTGATTGCTTCCAGTGTGACGCTACACATCGCTCACCTCGCGCTCCGGCGGGGCAACCGCCGTCGGTTCCTCCAGTGGCTCGCCGTCACGCTTGCGCTGGGCATCGTCTTCATCGCCGGCCAGGCCTACGAGTACTACCAGTTCATCGTCGTTGATGGGTTCTCGCTGTCGACCGGGACCTTCGGGAGCGCCTTCTACGGGCTGACCGGCCTCCACGGCGCACACGTCACGCTCGGGGCGATCCTGCTTGGCATCGTCTTCGTTCGCGGCATGGCCGGTCAGTACTCCGAGCACCGCCACACCTCCGTCAGCACTGTCTCGATGTACTGGCACTTCGTCGATGCCGTCTGGCTATTCCTCGTGGCGGTACTGTACGTCGGCGCGGCCGCCTGA
- a CDS encoding NAD(P)-dependent oxidoreductase produces the protein MAAELAATMQTVGFIGLGAMGAPMAENVADAGYPLVVYNRTRSRTEPFAERGEEVADSPAEVAERADSVVVMVTDDEALEAVLESENGLLAGLTTDTTVIQMSTVTPAATEAAAEAVRDAGGEYVDAPVSGTVGPAEEGTLTVLAAGPEELLDNVEGILAAIGDPIVDCGAIGDGARMKLFVNLLLGDMMGAFAEALAFGTSQGLDYDDMLTVVEAGAVDSPLYSIKGENIADGDFEPRFPVDLQFKDLRYAVEEANDAGVPLPQTAAARETFSATSGMGHGEEDMAAVVKFFESVAGLSVGEQDS, from the coding sequence ATGGCGGCCGAACTAGCTGCCACCATGCAAACAGTTGGATTCATCGGGCTCGGCGCGATGGGCGCGCCGATGGCCGAGAACGTCGCCGACGCTGGCTACCCGCTGGTCGTTTACAACCGGACACGATCCCGTACCGAACCGTTCGCCGAACGTGGGGAAGAAGTCGCTGACTCCCCCGCGGAGGTGGCCGAACGTGCCGACAGCGTCGTCGTGATGGTCACCGACGACGAGGCGCTGGAAGCGGTCCTCGAAAGCGAAAACGGGCTGCTCGCCGGTCTCACGACAGACACTACCGTCATCCAGATGAGTACGGTCACGCCGGCCGCCACCGAAGCCGCGGCCGAGGCAGTCCGGGACGCCGGTGGGGAGTACGTCGACGCGCCGGTCTCGGGCACGGTCGGGCCGGCCGAGGAAGGGACGCTCACCGTCCTCGCGGCCGGTCCCGAGGAGTTGCTCGACAACGTCGAGGGAATTCTCGCGGCGATCGGCGACCCGATCGTCGACTGCGGCGCGATCGGCGACGGCGCACGCATGAAGCTGTTCGTCAACCTCCTGCTGGGGGACATGATGGGGGCCTTCGCCGAGGCGCTCGCGTTCGGCACGTCACAGGGACTCGATTACGACGACATGTTGACCGTCGTCGAGGCAGGGGCCGTCGACTCGCCGCTGTACTCGATCAAAGGCGAGAACATCGCCGACGGGGACTTCGAACCGCGGTTCCCCGTCGACCTCCAGTTCAAGGACCTCCGGTACGCCGTCGAGGAGGCCAACGACGCGGGCGTCCCGCTCCCACAGACTGCCGCCGCACGCGAGACGTTCAGCGCCACGAGCGGGATGGGCCACGGCGAGGAAGACATGGCCGCGGTCGTGAAGTTCTTCGAGAGCGTGGCCGGGCTCTCGGTCGGCGAGCAGGATTCCTAA